From Polaribacter haliotis:
TATTTCTTCTGATAGTTGCTTCATCTTCACAATGTACAGAGATAATCATTTTTGTAGAAGAAAAAATCTTTTCTAAAATCTCTTCATTATCAACCAACATATTTCCAGTAGAAGAACCTAAGAATAATTTAATTCCGGCTACTTTTTTAGGATCTGTTTTTAATAATTCTTCTAAATTATCATTTGTTCCACCAAACATAAATGAGTAATTAGCATACGAGTCTTTGGCAGCAATTTTAAATTTATCTTCTAATAATTCTTGAGTAGTTGCTTGAGGAACAGTGTTTGGCATTTCTATAAACGTAGTAATTCCACCAGCAACTGCAGCTCTACTTTCTGTTGCAATATTTGCTTTGTGGGTTAAACCAGGTTCCCTAAAATGTACTTGATCGTCTATAAAACCAGGAATTAAATAACTTCCTTTAGCATTTATTATTTCTATATTTTCTGGTACAGAAATCTTTGAAGAAATTTCTTTTATTATTTCGTTTTCTATGAGAACATCACCTGTAAAAGTTTTATTCTCATTAATAATTGTTGCGTTTTTTATTAAAATTGATTTTTCCATTTTTCTTATTAAATATCCATTCTCATATTAATCATACTCTTATTAAAACCAAAACGTTCGTAAGGTTTTATTGCGGACGGATTGTTGTGATATACGTCTAATCTTAATTCTTTTAAACCTTTATTTTTTGACCAACTTTTTAAAGATTCTAAAATAGAACTGCTAATTCTTTTCCCTCTAAACTCTGGTTTTACGTAGATAAAACCTACATAACCATGTGTTGGATTTTTGTGATAATGTTTAGAGCTCTCTATTCTTACATAACCAGAAGCAACTAATTCTGTATTAGAAACAGCAACAATTAAATGAATGTTTTTTGCAGAAATCAGTTCAGGAATATTGTAATAATATAAATCACCTTCTCCTAAAAAAGGATCTAATGGTTTTTCGGCTTTAATAACTCCTTGCTCGAACTCTAATAAGGTTTCTAAATCGTTTAAATTTGCGGTTCTAATTGAAATAGAATTATCCATGGTTATTTTTTTGGTAATCCGTTTATTCTCATTTTTATCACTCCAAAAAGTGCCTCAGA
This genomic window contains:
- a CDS encoding GNAT family N-acetyltransferase; translated protein: MDNSISIRTANLNDLETLLEFEQGVIKAEKPLDPFLGEGDLYYYNIPELISAKNIHLIVAVSNTELVASGYVRIESSKHYHKNPTHGYVGFIYVKPEFRGKRISSSILESLKSWSKNKGLKELRLDVYHNNPSAIKPYERFGFNKSMINMRMDI